TGTTCGCGCAAGCCTGCGCGCAACTTTGCCAGCGATTCGACACTCGACGCGAGTTCTCGAACCTTCTGGACGTAGCTCGCCTGATCGTCGCAGATCCACTCGCCGAATCCCGCCGAATGCAGCACGCTTTCGCAGATGTGGCCGAGGAAACGATCGCCCTTCATCGCGACGACGGGCACGCCCATCCACAGCGATTCCGCCGTCGTCGTGCCGCCCGGATACGGGAACGGACTCAGCACGATATCGACGCGATGATATGTCTTGAAGTACTCGCCGCGCTTCGATCCTCCTTCGAGAATCAGTTGCGACGCGTCGATCCCACGCTCTGCGAAGCGCTGGAGCGTTGCGTCGACGGCATGCTTGCGATCGAGTTCGTGCGCCTTGATGAGCAGACGCGAGTCGGGCACTTCACGCAATACGCGCACCCACAGATCGAGCACCTCATCCGTCATCTTCGCGAGCTTGCCGAGATAGCCGAAGGTGACGAAGCCATTTGCCTGCATCGGCAGCGGCCCCACCGACACATCATGCTCCGGCGGCGTCATGCACAGATAGCCGTCGGGCAGATGCCACGGCTTTTCGATGAAGTGATGCGCTTCCTCGGGCGGCAACACGTAACGGTCGCCGAGCACATAATCCATCTGCGCGATGCCCGTCGACGCAAAAAATCCAAGCCACGTCACCTGAACGGGCGCCGGCTTCATCGCAAACACCGACAACCGGTTGAACGCCGTATGGCCCGACATGTCGAGCAGGATGTCGATGCGATCGTCGAAAATCCGCTGGGCCGCGGCCTCGCGCGAAAGCTTCCACAGTTGCGTCCATTCGCCGAAGAGCGGCTTGAGCCGTTGCGTCGTCTCGTCTTCGACATCGTTGGTCTGGTAGGCGATCAGTTCGATCCGGGATGGATCGACATGACGCAACACGCTTTCGGTGAAAATGCCGACGGGATGCGTGCGCAGATCGCCGGACACGAAACCGACACGCAACGGCCGCGTGCCGCGCGGCGCACGCGTATGTGCGAATGGCGTGACGTTCGCGGCCATCCGTTTGCCGAAATAGATCGCATCGGCCAGGAACTCCTCGACCGGGCGCTGTGACATGCTCGCCTCACAAAACAGCAGTGCGGTATGAGCAACGTCGGCATCCGGAGACCGTTCAATGGCGCTCCGATAGCTGTTCACGGCGGCTTCCAGTTCGCCCAGCGAGCGCAACACATCGCCGAGATTGATGTGCATCCGCGATGAACCGTCCTTCAACTCGAGCGCCTTGCGCGCGTAGCGCAGCGCTTCATTCGCGCGTTCGGTTTTCAGATAAGCGACGGCGAGATTGTGATGCACTTCGGCGTCGTCGTCCGTGAGCGCGACGGCTCGCAGATAACTTTCGATGGCCTCTTCGTAGCGATAAAGGCCATACCACGCGTTGCCGAGTGTCGCGAACGCTTCGGCGAGCGTCAATTGCGGTTTGGGGAAACGGAGGTGTGCAAGCGACGTCGCACCGCCGCCAGTCTGATAGGCGTCCACGACCGCCTGGGCCAATTGCAACGCTTTCGCGTAATGCGCCCGTGCGGCTTCGAGATCGCCCATATCGCGCAACGTGTTCGCGAGATTGTTGTGGACACCGGGCCGCTCGGGATCGAGTTCGACCGAGCGTCGCAGACTCGCCGCCGCTTCGGCGAGTTCGCCGCGCGCGAGGTACAGCGTGCCGAGACTGTTATGTATCAGCGCGCGGTTTGGATCGAGCGCGATGGCGCTGTGATAGCTGGCGATCGCTTCGTCGTATTTGCCCTGCTCCGTCAACGCGTTGCCGAGATTGTTGTGCGCGTCCGCGTAGTGCTGTCTGAACGAAATCGCCTTGCGATACGCGAGCACCGCGCTATCCGTCTCGCCGAGATCCTTCAGCGCATTGCCGAGATTGTTGTACGCCTCGGCGTAACCGGGACGCAGTTCGATTGCGTGCGCGCAGCTGTGCATCGCGGCATCCGGCTGACGATCTTCTCGCAGCGCATTGCCGAGATTGTTATGCGCTTCGGCATAACCCGGATTGAGCGTCACGGCCTCGCGATATGAATCGATCGACTGCTTCAGCTGGCCATGCTCGCGCAACGCGTTGCCGAGATTGTTGTGATAGATCGCGTTCGGCAGAATCGCGATCGACTGGCGCATCAGCGTGATGCCCGCGTCGTACTGTTGAATCTGGCACGCGAGCAGGCCGAGAAAATGCAGCGCATCGGAATGCCGGGGATTGGCGCGCAGGATCTCGTCGTAGATCGCCTTGGCTTCGGCGAGCCGGCCGGCCTGGTGATGCGCGAGCGCGGTGTTGAGAAGATTAGCGTGATCCACTGTGATCCTTTTGATTCATGCAGCGTGCGAGTCGACGTACTGCGTCCACATGCCATCGAATGCCGCTTTCAGATTCGTCGCGAAACGCCGCGCATCGCACAGCGGCGAAGCCAGCGTCTGCGCACGCAAACCGTCGCGCAACGCAGCCAGGTGCTCAGGCTGCGCGGCCCACGCGCTCGCGAGCTTGATGTATTCATCTTCGTCGCGCGCAATCCACCCGGCGAGTCCCGCCGCGTTCAGCACGCTCTCGCAGATATGCGTGACGAAGCGATCGCCTTCGAGCGCGACGACGGGCGTGCCCATCCACAGCGCTTCCGCCGTCGTCGTGCCGCCCGGATAGGGAAACGGGCTCAGCATGATGTCGACGCGGTTATACGCGTCCAGATATTCGTGACGCGGCGAGCCGCCTTCGAGAATCAGACGCGACGCGTCGATGCCTTGCGCTGCGAATTGCGCAGTCGTCGAGCGGCACGCATGCGCGGCGCCGAGTTCGTGCGACTTCATCATCAGCTTCGCGCCCGGCACTGCATGCAGAAGACGCGACCATGCGGCGATCACATTCGGCGTGATCTTCACGAGTTTGCCGAAATAGCCGAACGTCACGTGACTGTTGCGCGTCATCGGCAATGGGCCGACTGCGACGTCGTCTTTCGGCGGCGTGAAGCACAGATAGCTGTCGGGCAGACGCCAGGTTTTCTCGACGTAGTGCGACTCTTCGGCGACGGGCAGAACGTACGGATCGCCGAGCACGTAGTCCATTTCGGCGAGACCTGTCGTGCCGAAGTAGCCGAGCCAGCTCACCTGCACGGGCGCGGGCTTCCACGCAAACACGGGCAAGCGGTTATGCACGGTATGCCCCGACAGATCGACGAGTATGTCGATGCGATCGTCGCGAATCATCTGCACGGCCTGTTCGTCGGGCACATTCACGAGGCTGCGCCACGCGGTGAAGCGCTGTTTCAGCCGCGCGGTGATGTCGTCTTCGCTCGCGCGCGTCGAATAGGCGATCAGATCGAAGCTGCCGTCCGCGAAATGCTCCATCACCGATTCGATAAAGATACCGACGGGGTGCAGTTGCAGATCGCCGGATACGAAGCCGATACGCAGCTTGCGTCCGTCATGATGCCGAGCCGGATGCTCGCAGCGGCGCGCACGCGCGGCCATGCGCGCGCCGAATTCGCGCGCGGTCGCGAGCGTGACGGCGGGCGGCGTCGGTGCGTGCGTCGCGAGATCGAACAGCAGGCGGTTGTGCGCCAGTTCCATTTCGCCGTCGAGCGCGATGCCGCGCCGGTAGCTCGCAATCGCGCCGTCTGCGTCGCCGAGCATGCTCAGCACGTCGCCGAGATTCACATGCGGCACGGCCGAATGCGGTTCCAGCGATACAGCCATTTGCGCGCTCTTGAGCGCTTCGTCGGCGCGGCGCTGCTTGAGCAGCGCAACGGCCAGCCGATGATGCGCGGACGCATCCCGCGGCGCGAGTTCGGTTGCCGTCCGATAGCAGAGAATCGCCGCGTCGAGCTTGTCGGCGTGCTGATACGCGTCGCCGAGTTCGAGATAACCCGATGCGTCGTTCGGCGCGCGTTCGACTGCGGACGTCAATGCATGCGCCGCTTCGTCCCAGCGCTGACGGCTACCGAGCCATTGCGCGAGCATGCGATGACGCGCGGCATCGGCGGGCGCGCGTTGTGCCGCCTGTTGCAGCACGTCGATTGCGGCGTCGATTTCGCCGCGTGCGTGCAGCAGCTTCGCGAGGGTGTCGTGATTGTCGACGCGGGTCGGATCGAGCGCGAGTGCATGACGGAACGCGGCAATCGATGCATCCGCATTACCGCGCCGGGCCTCCGCGCGTGCAAGATTGCCGAACGCGTCCGCGTAGTCAGGCCTGAACGACACGGCCTTCTGATACGCCAGCACCGCATTGCCGAGATCACCGAGATCCCGCAGTGCGTTGCCGAGATTGTTGTACGCCTCGGCGTAGCCGGGACGCAGTTCGATCGCCGTCGCGCAGCTCATCATCGACGCATTCGCGTCGCCCGCTTCGCGCAGCGCATTGCCGAGATTGTTGTGCGCCTCCGCGTAATCGGGACGCAGATTCACGGCCTGCCGGTAGCCCTCGATCGCTTCGCCCAGCTGACGTCGTCCGAGCAGCACGTTGCCCAGATTGTTGTAGTAGACGGCATTCGGATTCGCGGCGATCGACGCGCGCATCAACGCGATGCCCGCGTCCGCGCGATTCGTCTGGCACGCGAGCAGCCCGGAGAAATGCAGCGCATCCGATTGCGCCGGCTCGGTCTGCAGAATGGCGTCGTAGAGCGCCTGCGCGTCGGCGAGACGTCCCGCCTGATGATGCGTCAGCGCGGCGTTCAGAAGACCCGGAATGTCGTGCATGGTCAAGCGTTCCAGCCGTTCAATAAGGATGCGACTGCGCGAAGAAATCGACGAGACCGCCGTCGTGCTCGATCATCACGCTCTTCATCGCGATGCCTTCGCGCGTCATCTCGGCGATGATGTCGCGCGCACGCCATTGCGTCGGAATCACGATCACGTCGACATCGGTCTGCTTCAGCACGTCGCGGAACTCGATGCGCTGGCCCGTGCCCGGCACGAAAGTGCCGACCTTGCCCGGATCGGAATCGACGACGAGCGGAAAGCGCTCGGCATCCGCGCCGAAATGATGGATGAACGCCGCTGCCTTGCCAGTGCCGCCCCAGATCGCGACGCGCTGGCCCGACGCGCTCAGTTGCGACAGCTGCTGCGCAATCGTCGCGCGGCTTTCGACCGTGCGTGCCGCGAAACGCGCCGCCGCTTCCGCGCGCGAGCGTGCCTTCGCGGGCACCGCCAGCTTCACGAGCGCATAGACGACTTCGCCGTCGTAGCCGTGATCGAGTGTGACGATTTCGCCGGCGCGCGACATCAGCGTGCGGAACGATTCCGTCGTGAAGTGCGACACGTGTTCGTAGAAGAAATCGGCGAGACGATGCGTCTCGAACACGCGGTCGATACACGGCACTTCTGCGAACAGCCAGCAATCGTTGCCCGCCGACATCGCGCCCCACGCGAGCGCTTCGAGCAGACGTGCCGGTTCCGTCAGGTGCTCGAGCACATGCCGAATCACGACTGCATCCGGCTTGA
This genomic interval from Paraburkholderia sabiae contains the following:
- a CDS encoding tetratricopeptide repeat protein, which encodes MDHANLLNTALAHHQAGRLAEAKAIYDEILRANPRHSDALHFLGLLACQIQQYDAGITLMRQSIAILPNAIYHNNLGNALREHGQLKQSIDSYREAVTLNPGYAEAHNNLGNALREDRQPDAAMHSCAHAIELRPGYAEAYNNLGNALKDLGETDSAVLAYRKAISFRQHYADAHNNLGNALTEQGKYDEAIASYHSAIALDPNRALIHNSLGTLYLARGELAEAAASLRRSVELDPERPGVHNNLANTLRDMGDLEAARAHYAKALQLAQAVVDAYQTGGGATSLAHLRFPKPQLTLAEAFATLGNAWYGLYRYEEAIESYLRAVALTDDDAEVHHNLAVAYLKTERANEALRYARKALELKDGSSRMHINLGDVLRSLGELEAAVNSYRSAIERSPDADVAHTALLFCEASMSQRPVEEFLADAIYFGKRMAANVTPFAHTRAPRGTRPLRVGFVSGDLRTHPVGIFTESVLRHVDPSRIELIAYQTNDVEDETTQRLKPLFGEWTQLWKLSREAAAQRIFDDRIDILLDMSGHTAFNRLSVFAMKPAPVQVTWLGFFASTGIAQMDYVLGDRYVLPPEEAHHFIEKPWHLPDGYLCMTPPEHDVSVGPLPMQANGFVTFGYLGKLAKMTDEVLDLWVRVLREVPDSRLLIKAHELDRKHAVDATLQRFAERGIDASQLILEGGSKRGEYFKTYHRVDIVLSPFPYPGGTTTAESLWMGVPVVAMKGDRFLGHICESVLHSAGFGEWICDDQASYVQKVRELASSVESLAKLRAGLREHVLASPMCDAHRFARNFEDALEGMWSAYEESGN
- a CDS encoding tetratricopeptide repeat protein, which codes for MHDIPGLLNAALTHHQAGRLADAQALYDAILQTEPAQSDALHFSGLLACQTNRADAGIALMRASIAANPNAVYYNNLGNVLLGRRQLGEAIEGYRQAVNLRPDYAEAHNNLGNALREAGDANASMMSCATAIELRPGYAEAYNNLGNALRDLGDLGNAVLAYQKAVSFRPDYADAFGNLARAEARRGNADASIAAFRHALALDPTRVDNHDTLAKLLHARGEIDAAIDVLQQAAQRAPADAARHRMLAQWLGSRQRWDEAAHALTSAVERAPNDASGYLELGDAYQHADKLDAAILCYRTATELAPRDASAHHRLAVALLKQRRADEALKSAQMAVSLEPHSAVPHVNLGDVLSMLGDADGAIASYRRGIALDGEMELAHNRLLFDLATHAPTPPAVTLATAREFGARMAARARRCEHPARHHDGRKLRIGFVSGDLQLHPVGIFIESVMEHFADGSFDLIAYSTRASEDDITARLKQRFTAWRSLVNVPDEQAVQMIRDDRIDILVDLSGHTVHNRLPVFAWKPAPVQVSWLGYFGTTGLAEMDYVLGDPYVLPVAEESHYVEKTWRLPDSYLCFTPPKDDVAVGPLPMTRNSHVTFGYFGKLVKITPNVIAAWSRLLHAVPGAKLMMKSHELGAAHACRSTTAQFAAQGIDASRLILEGGSPRHEYLDAYNRVDIMLSPFPYPGGTTTAEALWMGTPVVALEGDRFVTHICESVLNAAGLAGWIARDEDEYIKLASAWAAQPEHLAALRDGLRAQTLASPLCDARRFATNLKAAFDGMWTQYVDSHAA
- a CDS encoding class I SAM-dependent methyltransferase, producing MTCDLIEAVCPVCSNTVAARFFPAGEQTLATLAWPDSAHAAQALPRHAQDFVQCPSCTHVWNHRFEYDAIPYQSNPNRMFNNGSIWKGHLAQTRDLVLSRLPDAPNVVEIGCGEGHFVRGLAQSRPAGRFIGFDPNATPETGLGVEFHPRLFEPLADMNAFKPDAVVIRHVLEHLTEPARLLEALAWGAMSAGNDCWLFAEVPCIDRVFETHRLADFFYEHVSHFTTESFRTLMSRAGEIVTLDHGYDGEVVYALVKLAVPAKARSRAEAAARFAARTVESRATIAQQLSQLSASGQRVAIWGGTGKAAAFIHHFGADAERFPLVVDSDPGKVGTFVPGTGQRIEFRDVLKQTDVDVIVIPTQWRARDIIAEMTREGIAMKSVMIEHDGGLVDFFAQSHPY